The following coding sequences are from one Seonamhaeicola sp. ML3 window:
- a CDS encoding sugar transferase, which translates to MPKTNIHFNISERKVLLRIFDVLVVLGVLYFVGNTFTFDYFILTKNNWHWAIVLVLYISLFGTIFELYDLQKSSKLDRILASIILTTSVTVLFYLLTPFFTPLLPENRLQIVFFYVSILVALFVWRWAYITLIVSPRFYRNVLIVGENSNIEAIVKAFNTADPNYRIVGFINCERNRKEKVKFKDIKEYSPKEIFHVIKDRNILEIVVATYNSENITSSLYRDLITLLEGGFPIKEYTQVYEEMTQRVPVQFVGKDFYKYFPFSRSNHNKMYLFFNRFFDVLVSVIGLVSGLFFLPFILLGNVIANRGPLLYTQERIGKNGHLFKIIKYRTMIKNAEKDGVKWAKKNDVRITPFGKFMRNTRLDEIPQFINILKGDMSLIGPRPERPEFVRELSHLLPFYETRHIVKPGLTGWAQVKTRYGSSVDDSLLKLQYDLYYIKRRGFFLDINILIKTFSTVIFFRGQ; encoded by the coding sequence ATGCCCAAAACCAACATACACTTTAACATCTCAGAACGAAAGGTTTTGCTTCGTATTTTTGATGTACTAGTTGTGCTAGGTGTATTATATTTTGTTGGAAATACTTTTACTTTTGACTATTTTATTTTGACTAAAAATAATTGGCATTGGGCCATTGTTTTAGTCTTGTACATCTCTTTATTTGGTACTATTTTTGAGCTTTATGATTTACAAAAATCCAGTAAGTTAGATAGGATTTTAGCGAGTATCATACTTACAACTTCGGTAACGGTACTCTTTTATTTGTTAACACCTTTTTTTACACCTCTTCTTCCTGAAAATCGTTTGCAAATAGTGTTTTTTTATGTTTCTATACTAGTTGCATTATTTGTTTGGCGTTGGGCTTATATTACGTTAATTGTCTCTCCTAGATTTTACAGAAATGTTTTAATTGTTGGAGAAAATTCTAATATAGAAGCTATTGTAAAAGCTTTCAATACTGCAGATCCCAATTATAGAATTGTTGGTTTTATTAATTGTGAGAGAAACAGAAAAGAAAAAGTAAAGTTTAAAGATATTAAGGAATATAGTCCTAAAGAAATTTTTCATGTCATTAAAGACAGAAATATTTTGGAAATTGTGGTAGCAACTTATAATTCTGAAAATATCACTTCTAGTTTATATCGAGATTTAATAACGTTGTTAGAAGGTGGTTTTCCTATAAAAGAATATACTCAGGTATATGAAGAAATGACGCAACGGGTCCCCGTACAATTCGTAGGTAAGGATTTTTACAAATACTTCCCTTTTAGTAGGAGTAACCATAATAAAATGTACTTGTTCTTCAATCGTTTTTTTGATGTATTGGTATCTGTGATTGGATTGGTATCTGGATTGTTTTTTTTACCATTTATACTTTTAGGAAATGTTATAGCCAATAGAGGTCCGTTGTTATATACCCAGGAAAGAATAGGTAAAAACGGACATCTTTTTAAAATCATTAAGTATCGCACTATGATAAAAAATGCTGAAAAAGATGGTGTGAAATGGGCAAAAAAGAATGATGTACGTATTACACCATTTGGGAAATTTATGAGAAATACCAGGTTGGATGAAATCCCACAGTTTATTAATATTTTAAAAGGCGATATGAGTTTGATTGGTCCAAGGCCAGAACGTCCAGAATTTGTTAGGGAATTATCGCATCTGCTTCCTTTTTACGAAACTAGGCATATTGTTAAGCCCGGATTAACTGGTTGGGCCCAAGTAAAAACCAGATATGGGTCTTCAGTAGATGATAGTTTACTTAAGCTACAGTATGATCTATACTATATTAAAAGACGAGGTTTTTTTCTAGATATAAATATTTTAATCAAAACATTTAGTACCGTTATTTTTTTCAGAGGTCAGTAG
- a CDS encoding DUF4105 domain-containing protein yields MAKQLLLLFLIISSFVYGQDITLSNSAEISVLTVGPGSSLNDAFGHSAFRVKDTNNNLDVVYGYGEYDFEAPNFYLKFAQGKLNYLLSKDQFSRFYQRYVYYNRTIKEHVLNLSQKEKQDLCNYLANNYKPENRRYLYEFFFDNCATRIKDVVNIATEDNITYNNPEEFEAKTFRYLIYDHVDRNSWGSLGIDIALGSVIDRQATPEEHMFLPENIYKFFEVATKKDGSALVKNSNTIFTQIPRKPSDSVFSSPLFILGIVSLFILYITYKDFKKRKRTIWLDIVLFALTGLIGILILLLWFATDHKGTHQNYNFLWAFAFNIIMIGQLLKSKPKQWFVKYLKFLVIMLCLMTLHWIIGVQVFAIALIPLMIAIFVRYAYLVNHFSSNKSV; encoded by the coding sequence ATGGCAAAACAATTACTCCTACTCTTTCTAATAATATCATCTTTTGTTTACGGACAAGACATAACACTATCCAACTCCGCTGAAATTAGTGTGTTAACTGTAGGACCGGGAAGTTCTTTAAATGATGCTTTTGGACATAGTGCGTTTAGAGTAAAAGATACAAATAACAACTTGGATGTAGTTTACGGTTATGGAGAATACGATTTTGAAGCACCTAACTTCTATTTAAAATTTGCCCAAGGAAAATTAAATTATCTTTTAAGTAAAGATCAATTTAGCAGGTTTTATCAACGATATGTTTACTATAACCGAACGATAAAAGAACATGTTTTAAACTTATCTCAAAAAGAAAAACAAGATTTATGTAACTATTTAGCCAATAATTATAAACCTGAAAACCGTAGATATTTATATGAGTTCTTTTTTGACAATTGCGCTACTCGGATAAAAGATGTTGTAAACATTGCTACTGAAGACAACATCACATATAATAATCCCGAAGAATTTGAAGCAAAAACCTTTAGATATTTAATTTACGATCATGTGGACAGGAATTCTTGGGGAAGCCTGGGTATTGATATAGCTTTAGGATCTGTTATAGACCGACAGGCGACTCCCGAAGAACATATGTTTTTACCCGAAAATATTTATAAGTTCTTTGAAGTAGCCACCAAGAAAGATGGTTCCGCTCTGGTAAAAAACAGTAACACTATTTTTACCCAAATACCAAGAAAGCCGTCGGATTCGGTTTTTAGTAGTCCGCTTTTCATCTTAGGAATTGTTTCGCTCTTCATTTTATATATTACTTACAAAGACTTTAAAAAGCGAAAGAGAACGATTTGGTTGGATATTGTATTGTTTGCTCTAACTGGTCTAATCGGGATTCTTATTCTTTTACTTTGGTTTGCTACAGACCACAAGGGAACACATCAAAACTATAACTTTCTTTGGGCGTTTGCGTTCAATATTATAATGATTGGGCAACTTTTAAAAAGCAAGCCTAAACAATGGTTTGTCAAATACTTGAAGTTTTTAGTTATCATGCTATGCCTCATGACATTACATTGGATTATTGGTGTTCAAGTGTTTGCTATAGCTCTAATCCCTCTGATGATAGCTATTTTTGTCAGATATGCTTATTTAGTCAATCACTTTTCTTCAAACAAAAGCGTATAA
- the tatC gene encoding twin-arginine translocase subunit TatC: protein MAKKNINEMSFLDHLEDLRWHLIRICIAVVIVATLAFIFSRFIFDEIIFAPLDMSFPTYDFLCRTATFIGVDTTFCNEKVPMIIQNRTMAGQFSADIWTAILGGFVISFPYVIYQLWKFVSPGLHDNERKHSRGFIIISSLLFFIGVLFGYYIVTPLSINFLANYSVSTTVDNQIDISSYIALVRSSALASGLIFELPIIIYFFTRIGLVTPEILKKYRKYALVVVLIMSAIITPPDIASQVIVAIPILILYQVSIYISKVVVRNQKRKETVNT from the coding sequence ATGGCAAAGAAAAACATAAACGAGATGTCTTTTTTAGACCATCTTGAGGATTTAAGATGGCATTTAATTAGAATATGCATAGCTGTTGTTATAGTGGCCACATTAGCCTTTATTTTCAGCAGATTCATATTTGATGAAATTATTTTTGCTCCTCTAGATATGAGTTTTCCAACGTATGACTTTTTATGTAGAACAGCTACTTTTATTGGTGTAGATACTACATTCTGTAACGAAAAGGTACCCATGATTATCCAAAACAGGACCATGGCTGGGCAATTTTCGGCAGATATTTGGACCGCTATTTTGGGAGGTTTCGTTATTTCCTTTCCTTATGTAATTTATCAACTTTGGAAATTTGTTAGTCCGGGCTTGCATGATAATGAAAGGAAGCATTCTAGAGGCTTTATAATTATTTCCTCTTTATTGTTCTTTATTGGCGTCCTTTTTGGATATTATATCGTAACACCGCTATCAATAAACTTTTTAGCTAATTATAGTGTCTCAACTACCGTAGACAATCAAATTGATATAAGTTCCTATATAGCTTTAGTGCGTTCTTCTGCTCTCGCTTCTGGACTTATATTCGAACTGCCTATTATTATTTATTTCTTTACAAGGATTGGACTAGTAACTCCTGAAATACTTAAAAAATATAGAAAATATGCTTTGGTGGTTGTTTTGATTATGTCGGCAATTATAACACCACCAGATATAGCAAGTCAGGTCATTGTGGCCATTCCTATTTTAATACTCTATCAAGTAAGTATCTATATCTCTAAAGTGGTTGTGAGGAATCAAAAACGAAAGGAAACAGTTAATACTTAG
- a CDS encoding SIS domain-containing protein, with translation MNSKNSILQIAKQTIEAESQAIFNLSNLVTEDFAEAVKLIYNSKGRVIITGIGKSAIIANKIVATLNSTGTPAVFMHAADAIHGDLGLILKNDIVICISKSGNTPEIKVLVPLIKSAKNKIIAITGNKNSYLGQQVDYVLDAYVDKEACPNNLAPTTSTTAQLVIGDALAVCLLEMRGFSSNDFAKYHPGGSLGKKLYLRVQDISSVNEKPKVSPDTNVKDVIVEISEKRLGVTAVVENDTIVGIVTDGDIRRMLSHSNDFTNLKAKDIMSASPKRVTTQTMAVDALDIMENNAISQLLVEENGKYAGVVHLHDLIKEGII, from the coding sequence TTGAATAGCAAGAACTCTATTTTACAAATAGCAAAACAGACCATAGAGGCCGAGAGCCAAGCTATTTTTAATCTTTCTAATTTAGTTACAGAAGATTTTGCAGAAGCCGTTAAACTAATATATAATTCCAAAGGGCGAGTTATCATAACAGGGATTGGTAAAAGCGCGATTATAGCCAATAAAATAGTAGCGACATTAAACTCTACTGGTACACCGGCTGTTTTCATGCATGCAGCAGATGCCATTCATGGAGACCTTGGGTTGATTTTAAAAAACGATATTGTAATTTGTATCTCTAAAAGCGGTAACACCCCAGAAATAAAAGTTTTAGTACCCCTTATTAAGAGTGCCAAAAATAAAATTATTGCTATAACTGGTAATAAAAATTCTTACTTGGGTCAACAGGTTGATTATGTTTTAGATGCCTATGTAGATAAGGAGGCTTGCCCGAATAACCTAGCTCCAACGACTAGCACAACTGCCCAATTGGTTATAGGCGATGCGCTTGCTGTTTGCCTCTTGGAAATGCGAGGGTTTTCAAGCAATGATTTTGCAAAATACCATCCCGGAGGCTCTCTAGGCAAGAAACTTTACTTAAGGGTTCAAGACATATCTTCTGTAAACGAGAAACCAAAAGTATCTCCCGACACTAATGTTAAAGATGTTATTGTTGAAATTTCGGAAAAAAGATTGGGCGTTACAGCTGTTGTAGAAAATGATACAATTGTAGGCATAGTAACTGATGGTGATATAAGAAGAATGTTGAGCCACTCTAACGACTTCACTAACTTAAAAGCTAAGGATATCATGAGCGCCAGCCCAAAACGGGTTACAACCCAAACCATGGCTGTTGATGCTCTAGATATTATGGAAAACAATGCCATTTCTCAACTACTTGTTGAAGAAAACGGAAAATATGCTGGGGTTGTCCATTTACATGATCTAATAAAAGAAGGCATTATATAA
- the lptB gene encoding LPS export ABC transporter ATP-binding protein: MILRAENLMKSYNGRKVVKDVSLEVNQGEIVGLLGPNGAGKTTSFYMIVGLIKPNGGQIFLDNQEITNFPMYKRAQNGIGYLAQEASVFRKLSIEDNILSVLQLTKLSKKEQHHKMESLIEEFSLGHIRKNRGDLLSGGERRRTEIARALATDPNFILLDEPFAGVDPVAVEDIQRIVAQLTKKNIGILITDHNVQETLAITDRTYLMFEGGILKHGIPEDLANDEMVRKVYLGQNFELRKKKIRD; the protein is encoded by the coding sequence ATGATTTTAAGAGCTGAAAATTTAATGAAGTCCTATAACGGACGTAAAGTTGTTAAAGATGTTTCTTTAGAGGTCAATCAGGGAGAAATCGTTGGGTTATTAGGTCCTAATGGTGCTGGTAAAACCACATCGTTTTATATGATTGTTGGGCTTATTAAGCCTAATGGCGGACAAATTTTTTTAGACAACCAAGAAATCACCAATTTCCCGATGTACAAACGTGCTCAAAATGGTATTGGATATTTGGCTCAGGAAGCATCGGTTTTTAGAAAATTAAGTATTGAAGATAATATACTAAGTGTGCTTCAACTTACTAAACTGAGCAAGAAAGAACAGCACCACAAAATGGAGTCTTTAATTGAAGAGTTTAGTTTAGGGCATATTAGAAAAAACCGAGGCGACCTACTTTCTGGTGGTGAGCGAAGACGAACAGAAATTGCTCGTGCTCTGGCTACAGACCCAAATTTCATTTTATTAGATGAACCTTTTGCTGGCGTTGACCCGGTAGCAGTGGAAGATATACAGCGCATTGTAGCACAGCTAACAAAAAAGAATATTGGAATCTTAATTACCGACCACAACGTACAGGAAACCTTGGCAATTACCGATAGAACTTACCTGATGTTTGAAGGCGGTATCTTAAAACATGGTATCCCAGAAGATTTGGCTAATGATGAAATGGTGCGTAAAGTCTACTTAGGCCAAAACTTTGAACTTAGAAAGAAGAAGATTCGGGATTAA
- a CDS encoding PorV/PorQ family protein, producing MNIGVDAAALGMSGAVTSHTSDVNSGYWNPAGLLALEDNQLALMHSSYFANIANYDYAGFAMPLDNTSAIGISLIRFAVDDILNTTQLIDEQGNINYDRISLFSTADYGLTFSYARKLPVQGLNYGINAKVIRRVIGDFASSWGFGLDAGIQFETKNNWKFGIMARDITTTFNAWAIDEAEFDTIKNAVEGQNQELPESTEITIPKLQIGISKLFDFNFDYTLLAAANLNVRFEENNDVISTSFASINPALGFEFGYIDMVYLRAGMGNFQNELQIDNTEQLTFQPSFGVGFKYNGIQIDYAFTDIGDQSIALYSNVFSLKLDFSIFR from the coding sequence ATGAATATTGGTGTAGATGCGGCTGCTTTAGGGATGAGTGGAGCGGTCACCTCGCATACCTCAGACGTCAATTCGGGTTATTGGAACCCCGCCGGACTTTTAGCTCTGGAAGACAACCAATTGGCATTGATGCATTCAAGCTATTTTGCAAATATTGCCAACTACGATTATGCAGGGTTTGCTATGCCTTTAGATAACACAAGTGCCATAGGTATTTCCTTAATAAGGTTTGCTGTAGATGATATTTTAAACACAACACAATTAATTGACGAACAAGGCAATATTAACTATGACAGAATAAGTCTTTTTTCCACAGCCGATTACGGACTCACCTTTTCATATGCCAGAAAATTACCTGTTCAAGGTTTAAATTACGGAATTAATGCCAAGGTCATCCGTAGAGTTATTGGCGATTTCGCATCGTCTTGGGGATTTGGCTTAGATGCTGGAATTCAGTTTGAAACCAAGAACAATTGGAAATTTGGAATTATGGCCAGAGACATAACCACAACTTTTAACGCTTGGGCCATCGATGAAGCCGAATTCGATACCATAAAAAATGCGGTTGAAGGTCAAAATCAGGAACTTCCGGAAAGTACCGAAATTACCATCCCAAAATTACAAATAGGTATCTCTAAATTATTCGATTTTAATTTCGATTACACCTTACTTGCAGCAGCAAACTTAAATGTAAGATTTGAGGAAAATAACGATGTTATATCAACGTCTTTTGCCAGTATTAACCCTGCTCTTGGTTTTGAATTTGGTTATATCGACATGGTTTACCTTCGAGCCGGTATGGGGAATTTTCAGAATGAATTACAAATTGATAATACCGAACAACTTACATTTCAACCAAGCTTTGGAGTTGGTTTTAAATACAACGGCATTCAAATAGATTATGCTTTTACCGATATTGGTGACCAAAGTATAGCCCTATATTCTAATGTGTTTTCGTTAAAACTCGATTTTAGTATTTTTAGATAA
- a CDS encoding phosphatidylcholine/phosphatidylserine synthase translates to MKRYIPNALTLMNLFSGSIAVILAVNDNLITAAFFVFLGVFFDFFDGFAARKLNVQSDIGLQLDSLADVVTSGLVPGVIMYKLFQYVEFEIGNWDNSQIEFGVTPLCCFGLLITLASAYRLAKFNVDTEQQNFFKGLPTPANTLLIVSFPLILEFQNNDVINAIILNKWFLIGVTILSCWLLNSGIKLFALKFKTWGFKENATRYIFVMLCAVLLIVLKFAAIPIVILLYIIMSVIDNLTPK, encoded by the coding sequence ATGAAGCGATACATTCCTAATGCTTTAACATTAATGAATCTTTTTAGTGGAAGTATTGCTGTAATTTTGGCTGTAAATGACAATCTTATTACTGCAGCTTTTTTTGTGTTTTTAGGTGTCTTTTTTGATTTTTTCGATGGTTTTGCTGCAAGGAAGTTAAATGTACAAAGTGATATTGGTTTACAACTGGATTCTTTGGCAGATGTGGTTACTAGTGGTTTGGTGCCTGGGGTAATTATGTATAAACTTTTTCAGTATGTAGAATTTGAAATTGGTAATTGGGATAATTCTCAAATTGAATTTGGTGTTACCCCGCTTTGTTGTTTTGGTTTGTTAATTACTTTAGCCTCAGCTTATCGTTTGGCAAAGTTCAACGTAGATACAGAGCAGCAAAACTTTTTTAAAGGCTTGCCAACACCAGCAAATACGCTATTGATAGTGTCTTTTCCATTAATACTGGAATTTCAAAATAACGATGTAATTAATGCTATTATTTTAAACAAATGGTTTTTAATAGGTGTAACAATTTTAAGTTGTTGGCTACTAAATTCTGGTATAAAGTTATTTGCATTAAAATTTAAGACGTGGGGATTTAAAGAGAATGCAACACGATATATTTTTGTAATGCTTTGCGCAGTTTTACTTATTGTATTAAAATTTGCCGCTATTCCAATAGTCATTTTATTGTATATCATCATGTCAGTAATAGATAATTTAACACCAAAATAA
- a CDS encoding TerC family protein yields the protein MLGIIFTLLMLVMLQAVLGFDNLLYISLESKKAAQNDQKKVRKVGILIAIALRIVLLFVLVSLIGYFQEPFSFLTGDVDGVAHFAFNGHSLIVLAGGGFIIYTAIKEIWHMIATHDLTHDVEGVDKTKGKKSSNAVIASIVLMNLVFSFDSILAAIGLTSEIENSTTAFIVMAIAIVISGLLMLFLADRISAFLAKNRMYEVLGLFILFIVGIMLVTEGGHLAHLELFGNPIESMSKTTFYFVIAVLVITDIVQGRYQKKIIAQEAREELHNKDE from the coding sequence ATGCTAGGAATTATATTTACACTTTTAATGCTTGTTATGTTGCAGGCTGTATTGGGTTTTGACAACTTATTGTATATTTCTTTAGAGTCGAAAAAGGCAGCCCAAAACGATCAAAAGAAAGTTAGGAAAGTAGGTATTCTTATTGCCATAGCGTTACGGATTGTATTGCTCTTTGTTTTGGTATCTTTAATTGGGTATTTCCAAGAGCCATTTTCTTTTTTAACCGGTGATGTTGATGGTGTAGCTCATTTCGCTTTCAACGGGCACAGTCTTATTGTCTTAGCTGGAGGTGGTTTTATTATCTATACAGCCATAAAAGAAATTTGGCATATGATTGCTACACACGATTTAACTCATGATGTAGAAGGGGTAGATAAAACTAAAGGAAAAAAATCATCTAATGCTGTTATAGCAAGTATCGTTTTAATGAACCTTGTGTTTTCATTTGATTCTATTTTAGCAGCCATCGGTCTTACAAGTGAAATTGAAAATTCTACTACAGCATTCATTGTTATGGCCATTGCAATTGTAATTAGTGGTTTGCTGATGTTGTTTCTAGCCGATAGGATTTCGGCATTTCTAGCCAAGAACAGAATGTACGAGGTACTAGGGCTCTTTATTCTTTTTATAGTTGGCATTATGTTGGTTACCGAAGGTGGGCATTTAGCGCATCTAGAACTTTTTGGTAATCCAATTGAATCTATGAGTAAAACAACTTTTTATTTTGTTATTGCTGTACTGGTTATCACAGATATAGTTCAAGGGCGCTATCAAAAGAAAATAATAGCTCAGGAAGCTCGTGAGGAGTTACATAACAAGGACGAATAA